A single region of the Sorghum bicolor cultivar BTx623 chromosome 7, Sorghum_bicolor_NCBIv3, whole genome shotgun sequence genome encodes:
- the LOC8081351 gene encoding A-kinase anchor protein 9, with product MASQDDGWGGGEDGGSLFEGMVLFAPEPTAAEDSVPAPAPAPVPELPPAALPDADAASSAPPPLDEDLFSDLTLLAPQEPLSLEQQPPPPLPPQGEDRSHTAVVPAAPAAATALSRQPSSSSLRKKKRAVRIGYGRSPQPAPPSPPATVRASAAAAAISASSIAFLDASPHPAATRSLDQVPDRQVDGYANGYEAHAEAVDVDTNSPRVEEAAKDEDDDGEEDGDTGVAALGIVERLALLRSQISGKLDTIQQRAAAVAAKRRLLAGRRRKVAEEAASVASSHKDMERELEEACEAEDFEKAERISDSLAALEKEKDRLLTVLRDAELDYDSVDSELQEVLESRIAAEEEAASLLEQFAKDATEHANSESKQAEELSTKEIEGWQTSMELLETKKLEMEVETQLVLEARSGLEGSIEHLVEEDKLEKDILSKKGEILTKELAELLEFVRLKEAEIAENNARIHQVQERISAVVSKFHGSQSDIDLKLNSLKEAQSKVDLETEALVLKKNEIDKFISLSEQKDSELREIIGACSSEAKTCQQSVEIRRKLASSILKSREDRIGLLKMEEEILQEIQMLRQKITDARTTLQEVSSRRTSIQQEMDSFKQKLSFIDKRGPELEAEKKVAAAARNFKEAGRIAAEAKALNSEKDELHCKLEKASTDLEIIEKDIVATTDKIQECEGLIVLKEKDSALTSYKRLRLDCAAARAELTAATETDDNEEVEILRKEAEAAESKAIELKTCYDLQVEDDEFMFQPVVPIAFITNSTGQHLSEIASSFGLSPQK from the exons ATGGCGTCCCAGGACGACGGGTGGGGTGGCGGCGAAGATGGCGGCTCGCTCTTTGAGGGCATGGTCCTCTTCGCGCCAGAACCCACCGCCGCCGAGGACTCGgtccccgcccccgcccccgcccctgTCCCTGAGCTGCCACCCGCCGCTCTCCCCGACGCCGACGCGGCTtcctccgcgccgccgccgctcgacGAGGACCTCTTCTCCGATCTCACCCTCCTCGCCCCGCAGGAGCCGCTCTCGCTGGAGCAGCAGCCGCCCCCGCCCCTACCCCCGCAAGGCGAGGATCGGAGCCACACGGCGGTTGTCCCCGCGGCGCCAGCCGCTGCTACGGCGCTTTCCCGGCAGCCGTCCTCCTCGTCGCTCCGCAAGAAGAAGCGGGCCGTGCGCATCGGGTACGGCCGCTCGCCGCAGCCAGCGCCGCCTTCCCCTCCTGCCACGGTTCGCGCCTCCGCAGCTGCTGCTGCGATCTCCGCTAGCAGTATTGCCTTCCTGGACGCTTCGCCGCATCCGGCCGCTACTCGTTCCCTCGATCAGGTCCCTGATCGGCAAGTCGATGGCTATGCCAACGGCTACGAGGCGCACGCGGAGGCGGTGGATGTGGATACCAATTCACCGCGTGTAGAGGAGGCGGCAAAGGATGAGGACGATGATGGTGAAGAGGATGGAGATACTGGAGTTGCAGCCTTGGGGATCGTGGAGAGGCTGGCTCTCCTCAGATCCCAAATCTCCGGCAAGCTCGACACCATCCAGCAGAGGGCTGCTGCCGTGGCTGCCAAGAGGAGGCTTCTGGCTGGCCGGCGGAGGAAGGTGGCGGAGGAGGCGGCCTCGGTGGCATCCAGTCACAAGGATATGGAGAGGGAGCTGGAGGAGGCCTGTGAGGCTGAGGACTTTGAGAAGGCAGAGAGGATCAGTGACTCCCTCGCTGCGCTCGAGAAGGAGAAGGAtcggctgttgacggtcctgcgTGATGCTGAGCTTGACTATGATTCAGTGGATTCGGAGCTGCAGGAGGTGCTTGAGTCTCGCATTGCTGCGGAGGAGGAAGCTGCTTCCCTTCTGGAGCAATTTGCAAAG GATGCCACTGAACATGCTAATTCAGAGAGCAAGCAAGCAGAAGAACTATCCACAAAAGAAATAGAAGGGTGGCAAACATCAATGGAGTTACTAGAAACAAAGAAGTTAGAAATGGAGGTTGAAACACAGTTGGTTTTAGAAGCACGTTCTGGGTTGGAAGGATCGATAGAGCATTTGGTTGAAGAAGACAAACTAGAGAAAGATATTCTTAGTAAAAAAGGAGAAATCCTAACCAAAGAGTTAGCTGAGCTTTTAGAGTTTGTGAGGTTGAAAGAAGCAGAGATAGCTGAAAACAACGCCCGGATCCATCAAGTTCAAGAAAGAATCAGTGCAGTGGTCTCCAAATTTCATGGCTCTCAGTCAGATATTGACTTGAAACTCAATTCCTTGAAGGAAGCTCAAAGTAAAGTGGATCTAGAGACTGAAGCACTTGTGTTGAAAAAGAACGAAATTGATAAGTTCATTTCTTTATCAGAACAAAAAGATTCAGAGTTGAGGGAAATTATTGGTGCTTGTTCCTCTGAAGCAAAAACTTGCCAACAGTCAGTTGAAATAAGAAGAAAACTTGCATCATCGATTTTGAAGTCAAGAGAGGATAGAATTGGGTTGCTAAAAATGGAGGAGGAAATTTTGCAAGAGATTCAAATGCTTAGGCAAAAAATTACAGATGCAAGAACTACTCTTCAG GAGGTATCTTCAAGGAGAACAAGCATACAACAAGAAATGGATTCATTTAAGCAGAAGTTGAGCTTCATTGACAAAAGGGGCCCTGAACTAGAGGCTGAAAAGAAAGTTGCAGCTGCTGCAAGAAACTTTAAGGAAGCAGGAAGGATAGCTGCAGAGGCAAAAGCTCTTAATTCCGAAAAGGACGAACTGCATTGTAAGTTGGAGAAAGCTTCTACTGATTTGGAGATAATAGAAAAGGATATTGTAGCAACTACAGACAAGATACAGGAATGCGAAGGGCTTATTGTACTCAAAGAAAAAGACTCAGCATTGACAAGTTACAAAAGACTCCGGTTAGATTGTGCTGCTGCTAGAGCAGAATTGACTGCTGCAACTGAAACAGATGATAATGAAGAAGTTGAGATCCTACGTAAAGAAGCTGAAGCTGCAGAGTCTAAAGCAATTGAACTCAAAACATGCTATGATCTCCAGGTGGAGGATGATGAGTTCATGTTTCAGCCTGTAGTCCCTATAGCATTCATAACAAATTCAACAGGGCAGCACTTGTCAGAAATTGCTTCTTCATTCGGCCTATCTCCTCAGAAGTGA
- the LOC8064009 gene encoding tetraketide alpha-pyrone reductase 1, producing MASTGKGKVCVTGASGFIASWLIKRLLESGYHVLGTVRDPGNHKKVGHLWVLEGAKERLQLVRADLLEEGSFDDAVMACEGVFHTASPVITKSDSKEEMLNSAINGTLNVLRSCKKNPSLRRVVLTSSSATVRIKDEADLPPNVLLDETSWSSIEYCESLQIWYAVAKILAEKAAWEFAKEHRIDLVTVLPTFVIGPNLSPELSPTASDVLGLFQGETVKFTVYGRMGYVHIDDVARCHILAYESAGAHGRYICNAAVLCCGDLVALLARRFPAYPIPRSLPSVYGEQTYGFDTSKARALGLVDLKGVEEMFDDAVDSLRGHGHLPAAEDVGKHG from the exons ATGGCTAGCACTGGTAAGGGTAAAGTCTGTGTCACTGGGGCATCTGGTTTCATCGCCTCCTGGCTCATCAAGCGGCTTCTTGAGTCTGGGTACCATGTCCTCGGAACAGTCAGAGACCCAG GGAATCACAAGAAAGTAGGACACCTCTGGGTTTTGGAAGGCGCAAAGGAGAGGCTGCAGCTTGTGAGAGCTGACCTCTTGGAGGAAGGGAGCTTTGACGACGCTGTGATGGCTTGTGAGGGCGTCTTCCACACTGCATCTCCTGTCATCACTAAATCTGATTCCAAG GAGGAAATGCTTAATTCAGCAATAAACGGCACTCTGAACGTTCTACGTTCATGCAAGAAGAATCCATCCCTCAGGAGGGTTGTCCTGACGTCTTCGTCGGCGACCGTGAGGATCAAGGACGAAGCCGACCTGCCCCCTAACGTGTTGCTGGATGAAACATCATGGAGCTCCATTGAGTACTGCGAAAGTCTCCAG ATATGGTATGCCGTTGCAAAGATCCTAGCCGAGAAGGCGGCCTGGGAGTTTGCCAAAGAGCACAGGATCGACCTTGTGACTGTTCTTCCGACCTTTGTTATCGGACCTAACCTGTCTCCTGAGCTCAGCCCCACTGCTTCTGATGTCCTCGGCTTATTCCAAG GAGAGACGGTTAAGTTCACGGTGTACGGGAGGATGGGGTACGTCCACATCGACGACGTGGCGAGGTGCCACATCCTGGCGTACGAGTCCGCCGGCGCCCACGGGAGGTACATCTGCAACGCGGCGGTGCTGTGCTGCGGTGACCTCGTCGCCCTGCTCGCGCGGCGGTTCCCGGCGTATCCGATCCCGAGGAGCCTGCCCAGCGTGTACGGCGAGCAGACGTACGGCTTCGACACGTCCAAGGCCCGCGCATTGGGGCTGGTGGACCTCAAGGGCGTCGAGGAGATGTTCGACGACGCCGTCGACTCGCTCAGAGGCCATGGCCATCTCCCCGCCGCCGAGGACGTCGGCAAGCATGGATAG